The Apibacter raozihei genome contains a region encoding:
- a CDS encoding alpha/beta fold hydrolase encodes MKVYFIPGLGASSNCFKFITLPEGFEKVYIEWFTPEGNETLEEYTRKLAESIDTSEPFILVGYSFGGVIVQEMNKFLNPQKTILIASMKNDQQIPNLFKIIKALRFAYWFPMRFFSSQGLLSYAFARSVYYKSKNQKIKETLKIEEYLSQTNPKYLKWSINAISSWKSTIQCKNIFQIHGTKDPIFPYKKIRKSYEKNRQHLFTIPEANHILVLEKPKKVNEAFKNILLNN; translated from the coding sequence ATGAAAGTTTATTTTATTCCAGGTTTAGGAGCCAGTTCTAATTGTTTTAAATTTATAACTCTTCCGGAAGGATTTGAAAAAGTTTATATTGAATGGTTTACACCGGAAGGGAATGAAACGCTCGAAGAATATACCCGGAAACTGGCAGAAAGTATAGATACATCGGAACCATTTATATTAGTAGGATATTCATTTGGAGGAGTAATTGTACAGGAAATGAATAAATTTTTGAATCCTCAAAAAACAATTCTTATTGCGAGTATGAAAAATGACCAGCAAATTCCCAATCTTTTCAAGATTATAAAAGCCCTGCGTTTTGCCTATTGGTTTCCCATGAGGTTTTTTTCTTCTCAGGGACTTTTATCTTATGCTTTTGCCCGTTCAGTATATTATAAGTCTAAAAACCAAAAAATAAAAGAAACACTTAAAATAGAAGAATATTTATCTCAAACCAACCCTAAATATCTGAAGTGGTCTATAAATGCAATATCCAGCTGGAAATCCACTATTCAATGCAAAAATATTTTTCAGATACACGGAACCAAAGATCCTATTTTTCCGTATAAAAAAATTAGAAAAAGTTATGAGAAAAATAGGCAACATTTATTTACAATTCCAGAGGCCAATCACATATTGGTATTAGAAAAACCTAAAAAGGTTAATGAAGCATTTAAAAATATCTTATTGAACAATTAA
- a CDS encoding MFS transporter: MSTSLFQSHKILFLNTLAFTICFACWTLNGVLVTYLVDKGIFDFTVVQTGWLLGIPVLTGSLLRLPVGIMTDKFGGKYVFAGLLFFCAIPLFLLTMAQSFWMFALLSFLFGIVGTSFAIGIGYTSVWYPKDWQGRALGIFGMGNAGAALTTFFAPSLLNYFSQHDPQNGWKMLPVTYAVVLVIIGLLFIIFAKNKKPASSSKTITQLLQPLKKGRVWRFGLYYLLVFGFFVAYSQWLVPNFMNVYGTTLVMAGMFASFFSLPSGVIRAFGGYLSDKYGARKVMYWVLGTSVVFSFLLMFPKMDIYTDGQGVLAAKDGIVTKVTENSITIDTKEYQINNKKETKEEKSLLPEKKSWQEIVVKENQPVKKKELLAKGITEIKFGADMWVYLVLVILIGISWGIGKAAVYKHIPEYFPNEVGVVGGMVGLIGGLGGFVGPIIFGYLLNYTGLWTSSWIFIFVISLICLICMHRVIVKMMRDKMPEISKDIEKK; the protein is encoded by the coding sequence ATGAGTACTAGTCTTTTTCAGTCACACAAGATATTATTTCTTAATACACTGGCCTTTACAATATGTTTTGCCTGCTGGACTCTTAACGGGGTTTTAGTTACTTATTTGGTAGACAAAGGAATTTTTGATTTTACAGTTGTACAAACAGGATGGTTATTAGGTATACCCGTATTAACGGGTTCATTGCTTAGACTTCCGGTAGGAATTATGACCGATAAGTTTGGTGGCAAATATGTATTTGCCGGACTTTTATTTTTCTGCGCAATACCTTTATTTTTACTAACTATGGCTCAATCTTTCTGGATGTTTGCTTTACTGAGCTTTTTATTTGGAATTGTGGGTACAAGTTTTGCAATTGGTATAGGATATACATCTGTATGGTATCCTAAAGACTGGCAGGGAAGAGCATTAGGTATATTTGGAATGGGAAATGCAGGTGCTGCATTAACTACATTTTTTGCACCCAGTTTACTAAATTATTTTTCACAGCACGATCCTCAGAACGGATGGAAAATGTTGCCGGTGACTTATGCTGTAGTATTAGTAATTATTGGTTTATTATTTATAATTTTTGCTAAAAATAAAAAACCAGCCAGTAGTTCTAAAACAATTACTCAGTTGCTTCAACCACTAAAAAAAGGAAGAGTATGGAGATTTGGTTTATACTACCTTTTAGTTTTTGGTTTTTTTGTAGCCTATTCACAATGGCTGGTTCCTAATTTTATGAATGTATATGGCACAACATTAGTAATGGCAGGAATGTTTGCTTCATTTTTCAGTTTACCTTCAGGGGTAATAAGAGCTTTCGGAGGTTATTTGTCAGATAAATACGGAGCAAGAAAAGTGATGTACTGGGTACTGGGTACATCAGTAGTATTTAGCTTTTTGCTTATGTTTCCAAAAATGGATATTTATACGGATGGGCAGGGAGTTTTAGCAGCAAAAGACGGAATTGTCACTAAAGTAACAGAAAATAGTATTACTATTGATACAAAAGAATATCAGATAAATAATAAGAAAGAGACAAAAGAAGAGAAAAGTTTGCTACCGGAGAAAAAATCATGGCAGGAAATAGTGGTGAAAGAAAATCAGCCGGTTAAAAAGAAAGAACTGTTAGCTAAGGGAATTACAGAAATTAAATTTGGAGCTGATATGTGGGTATATTTGGTTCTTGTAATTCTGATAGGTATTTCATGGGGGATAGGAAAAGCAGCTGTTTATAAGCATATTCCTGAATATTTCCCTAATGAAGTAGGAGTAGTGGGAGGAATGGTTGGATTGATAGGAGGACTCGGAGGATTTGTCGGACCTATTATTTTTGGCTATCTATTAAATTATACTGGACTTTGGACGAGTTCATGGATATTTATTTTTGTCATTTCATTAATATGCCTAATATGTATGCATAGAGTTATAGTGAAAATGATGAGAGATAAAATGCCGGAAATATCCAAAGACATTGAAAAAAAATAA
- a CDS encoding RsmB/NOP family class I SAM-dependent RNA methyltransferase — MKIIHRNLIQGIEKALKESFFEPNKYADKVLERTLKFNKKWGSKDRGFVSETFYEIIRWKRRLEFYANREMTPDNIYIIIATHLLLNKVELPDFPEFEKVYIKKIKDRFKLPFPSKAIDYSIPDWMMARMQKELGENWYKEMRALNVPAQTILRANTLKTSAEELKNLLAEEKISTDFITGYKDALILEYKRNVFKSQAFKDGLFEVQDASSQLVSEFTDVKPGMRVIDACAGAGGKSLHLAALMQNKGLIIALDIHEWKLQTLKQRARRNGAHNIQTKAIEDSKTFKRLEQTADRVLIDAPCSGMGVLRRNPDAKWKLQEDFLDRIIEEQKEILLNNSRLVKKEGLLIYATCSILPSENAQQVRSFLENNTQFELVDEKIVMPSNSRFDGFYMAKMKRIS, encoded by the coding sequence ATGAAAATAATACATAGAAATCTTATCCAAGGAATTGAAAAAGCTTTAAAAGAAAGTTTTTTTGAACCTAATAAATATGCCGACAAAGTTCTTGAACGTACTCTGAAGTTTAATAAGAAATGGGGTAGTAAAGATCGAGGATTTGTTTCTGAAACTTTCTATGAGATTATCCGCTGGAAAAGAAGACTTGAGTTTTATGCAAACAGAGAAATGACTCCGGATAATATTTATATAATTATAGCTACGCATCTTTTGCTAAATAAAGTGGAATTGCCTGATTTTCCTGAGTTTGAAAAGGTATATATTAAAAAAATCAAAGATCGTTTTAAGCTTCCTTTTCCATCTAAAGCTATTGATTATTCCATTCCAGACTGGATGATGGCAAGAATGCAAAAAGAATTGGGTGAAAACTGGTATAAAGAAATGAGAGCTTTGAATGTTCCGGCACAAACAATTTTGAGAGCTAATACGTTAAAAACAAGTGCTGAAGAACTAAAAAATTTACTGGCTGAAGAAAAAATATCTACTGATTTTATTACGGGATATAAAGATGCCTTAATTCTTGAATATAAGAGAAATGTCTTCAAGAGTCAGGCATTTAAAGATGGCTTATTCGAAGTACAGGATGCTTCTTCTCAGCTTGTGAGCGAGTTTACTGACGTTAAACCGGGAATGAGAGTAATTGATGCCTGTGCAGGAGCAGGAGGAAAATCACTTCATTTAGCTGCTTTAATGCAAAATAAAGGACTTATTATTGCCCTGGATATTCATGAATGGAAACTGCAAACATTAAAACAGAGAGCCAGAAGAAACGGAGCTCATAACATTCAAACAAAAGCTATTGAGGATTCTAAAACTTTTAAAAGACTTGAGCAAACGGCTGACAGGGTTTTAATTGATGCGCCCTGCAGTGGTATGGGAGTTTTAAGAAGAAATCCAGATGCTAAATGGAAATTACAGGAAGACTTCCTTGACAGAATTATAGAAGAGCAAAAAGAAATATTGCTGAATAATTCCAGATTAGTTAAAAAAGAGGGTTTATTGATTTATGCTACCTGCTCTATATTGCCCTCTGAAAATGCTCAGCAGGTGCGATCATTTTTAGAAAATAATACGCAGTTTGAATTAGTGGATGAGAAAATTGTTATGCCATCCAACAGCAGGTTTGATGGTTTTTACATGGCTAAAATGAAAAGAATAAGTTAA
- the coaE gene encoding dephospho-CoA kinase (Dephospho-CoA kinase (CoaE) performs the final step in coenzyme A biosynthesis.), protein MKIIGLTGGMGAGKSTVAKIFNSLGYPVYGADIRAKQLMQEDLSLKKNIIDLLGPDAYQNNNLNTKYIAKRIFSDKEILAKQNSYVHAAVKKDFKNWFTSQKNNIFCIREAAILFESGSYKDCDFTIVVTASEEVRIKRILSRDLTTVEEVKKRLDNQWSQKKLVELSDYQIENNLDLNYLTQQVLQLIEKIKIRLGN, encoded by the coding sequence ATGAAAATTATAGGTCTTACAGGAGGGATGGGAGCCGGTAAATCAACCGTTGCGAAAATTTTTAATTCATTAGGATATCCGGTATATGGAGCAGATATCAGAGCTAAACAATTGATGCAGGAAGATCTCTCACTCAAGAAGAATATTATTGATTTATTAGGTCCGGATGCATATCAAAACAATAATTTAAATACAAAGTATATTGCAAAAAGGATATTTTCAGACAAAGAAATATTAGCTAAGCAAAATTCATATGTTCACGCAGCAGTTAAAAAAGATTTTAAAAATTGGTTTACCAGTCAAAAAAATAATATTTTCTGCATTAGAGAAGCAGCAATATTATTTGAAAGCGGTTCTTACAAAGATTGTGATTTTACAATAGTTGTAACAGCCTCTGAAGAAGTACGGATAAAGAGAATATTATCCAGAGATTTAACTACGGTGGAAGAAGTAAAAAAAAGGCTTGATAACCAATGGTCTCAAAAAAAACTTGTTGAATTATCTGATTACCAGATTGAAAATAATTTAGATTTAAATTATCTTACCCAACAAGTCCTTCAGCTTATAGAGAAAATAAAAATAAGATTGGGGAATTAA
- the idi gene encoding isopentenyl-diphosphate Delta-isomerase — protein MAKEEYVVLVNEKDEVIGEMEKQEAHVQGVLHRAFSIFIFNSQKKLLLQQRAAIKYHSPLQWTNTCCSHPRKEESYIQAAHRRLQEELGFDTELTEKFYFIYEAEVGSGLIEHEFDRVFIGYYEGPVLINPLEVEEVKWIDLDQLKQEMNQEPDKFTEWFKIIFDKYEEYIQTIAVS, from the coding sequence ATGGCAAAAGAAGAGTATGTAGTACTGGTAAATGAAAAGGATGAAGTTATCGGAGAAATGGAAAAGCAGGAAGCTCATGTTCAAGGAGTCCTTCATAGAGCATTTTCAATCTTCATTTTTAATTCGCAGAAAAAACTTTTATTACAGCAGCGTGCTGCCATAAAATATCATTCACCCTTACAATGGACCAATACATGTTGCAGTCATCCGCGAAAAGAGGAATCCTATATACAGGCAGCCCACAGACGTTTACAGGAAGAACTGGGTTTCGATACGGAACTAACTGAAAAATTTTATTTTATATATGAAGCAGAAGTTGGAAGCGGATTAATAGAACATGAATTTGATCGTGTTTTTATAGGTTATTATGAAGGTCCTGTTTTAATAAATCCATTAGAAGTTGAAGAAGTTAAATGGATAGATCTTGATCAATTAAAACAAGAAATGAATCAGGAACCGGATAAATTTACCGAATGGTTCAAAATAATTTTTGATAAATATGAAGAATATATTCAAACGATTGCTGTTAGTTAA
- the trhA gene encoding PAQR family membrane homeostasis protein TrhA: MMIGMTKDRHEILNTISHALGILLGIVGLIFLLIKNRNITSYSTFSIWMYGISVIVLYSSSTIYHYFANENLKKKARMFDHMSIYLLIAGTYTPVCLITLSHASGWTLFFIVWTIAALGVVMKIFLTGKVDWLSLILYLAMGWMVIFDLKNVISEMSFHGLLFLAIGGALYTLGTIFYAIEKIPYSHFIWHLFVLGGSLSHYIMIYSIV; this comes from the coding sequence ATGATGATTGGAATGACTAAAGACAGACACGAAATACTTAATACTATTTCTCATGCATTAGGAATACTTTTGGGAATTGTAGGTTTGATTTTTTTATTAATTAAAAACAGAAATATTACTTCCTACAGCACGTTCAGTATCTGGATGTACGGTATATCTGTAATAGTACTGTATTCATCTTCTACTATATATCATTATTTTGCCAACGAAAATCTGAAGAAAAAAGCCCGTATGTTTGATCATATGAGTATATACCTCTTAATTGCAGGTACCTATACACCTGTATGTTTAATAACCTTATCTCATGCTTCCGGATGGACTTTGTTTTTTATCGTTTGGACAATAGCTGCTTTGGGGGTGGTTATGAAAATATTTTTGACAGGTAAAGTAGATTGGCTATCATTAATTCTTTATTTAGCCATGGGATGGATGGTCATTTTTGATTTAAAAAATGTGATATCTGAAATGTCTTTTCATGGATTACTTTTTTTGGCTATTGGAGGAGCCCTATATACTTTAGGTACAATTTTTTATGCCATTGAAAAAATCCCTTATTCTCATTTTATCTGGCACCTTTTTGTTTTGGGAGGTAGTTTATCACATTACATAATGATATATTCAATCGTCTGA
- the hemG gene encoding menaquinone-dependent protoporphyrinogen IX dehydrogenase has translation MGANEKKVLIVYSSTDGQSRKISNFIAQNLTVSADVFSIETEIPEIGCYDGIIIGASIRYGVHRKKIIDFINLNYPIISMKCNAFFSVSLVSRKTEKRTVSTNPYIQKFLRRILWKPDQIALFAGMLDYPSYGLLDRILIQLIMRITKGPTDSKTKIEYTDWSQVKQFTSDFNSRLR, from the coding sequence ATGGGTGCAAACGAAAAAAAAGTACTTATTGTATACTCTTCTACTGATGGACAAAGTCGCAAAATATCGAATTTTATAGCTCAAAATTTAACCGTTTCTGCTGATGTATTTTCTATTGAAACTGAAATTCCTGAAATAGGCTGCTATGATGGTATTATAATTGGTGCAAGTATCAGATATGGTGTACATCGAAAGAAAATTATTGATTTTATCAACTTGAATTATCCTATAATATCAATGAAGTGCAATGCTTTTTTCTCTGTAAGTTTAGTATCCAGAAAAACTGAGAAAAGAACAGTAAGCACTAATCCATATATTCAAAAATTTTTAAGACGTATTTTGTGGAAACCTGATCAAATAGCTTTATTTGCCGGAATGTTGGATTATCCTAGTTATGGACTTCTGGATCGGATCTTGATTCAGCTAATAATGAGAATTACCAAAGGTCCTACCGATTCTAAAACTAAAATTGAATATACGGACTGGTCGCAGGTAAAACAATTTACTTCCGATTTTAATTCACGTTTGCGTTAA
- a CDS encoding PorP/SprF family type IX secretion system membrane protein, giving the protein MKFIKIYIPVLLLLCLQTYGQQSIPFDQQYLLSDKVLINPSYTGATDDLVMKATYHQQWNNFNESPNTQTVSVHMNAFDRVGLGAYFFRDENGPITLAGANISAAYHIPLGDEEDRTKSQFSFGTSVSLFSQSFDYAKLRPENANDPLLYGDKSVFLPYLNLGMSFAYSGFFAGVSVLDIPLGKNKPVVNSIEPSPSWYYFNVGYDWTVADELYIEPSFLMSLNTNSERIMDFNVKAKYKNEFNAFAVGVSYRTAKDKQFNGGLSFTPFLQAEFGKLNFTFGYNFGITDIYKEGGDGLIVGLGYNIDNFINPNGFRYR; this is encoded by the coding sequence ATGAAATTCATAAAAATATACATACCCGTACTTCTGCTATTATGCTTACAAACCTATGGGCAGCAAAGTATACCTTTTGACCAGCAATATCTTTTATCGGATAAAGTATTGATCAATCCCTCTTATACAGGGGCTACTGATGATTTAGTTATGAAAGCCACTTACCATCAGCAGTGGAATAATTTTAATGAAAGTCCGAATACACAAACGGTGAGTGTGCATATGAATGCATTTGACCGTGTTGGTTTAGGAGCTTATTTTTTTAGAGATGAAAACGGTCCGATAACTTTGGCCGGAGCAAACATTTCGGCAGCATATCATATACCTTTAGGCGATGAAGAGGACAGAACAAAAAGTCAGTTTTCATTTGGTACATCAGTAAGCTTATTTTCACAATCTTTTGATTATGCAAAATTACGACCTGAAAATGCTAACGATCCACTCCTATATGGAGATAAATCTGTATTTCTTCCCTATCTTAATTTAGGAATGTCTTTCGCTTATTCTGGTTTTTTTGCAGGAGTGTCCGTACTTGATATTCCTTTAGGAAAAAATAAACCGGTGGTAAATTCAATAGAACCTTCTCCAAGTTGGTACTACTTTAATGTAGGATACGATTGGACAGTTGCAGATGAGTTATACATTGAACCTTCATTTTTAATGTCTTTAAATACTAATTCCGAAAGAATTATGGATTTTAATGTCAAGGCAAAATACAAAAATGAATTCAACGCTTTTGCAGTGGGTGTAAGTTACCGTACTGCTAAAGACAAGCAATTTAACGGAGGACTTTCTTTCACTCCGTTTTTGCAGGCTGAATTTGGTAAACTTAACTTTACGTTCGGATATAATTTTGGAATTACAGATATTTACAAAGAAGGAGGGGATGGATTAATTGTTGGTTTAGGTTACAACATAGATAACTTCATTAACCCTAATGGATTTAGATATAGATAG
- a CDS encoding secondary thiamine-phosphate synthase enzyme YjbQ has product MVSQFEFFLKARERGFHLITTEILQNISPLPEKGILTLFIQHTSAALSINENTDPEVRIDMENIFNRLIKENEPYYIHTYEGDDDMPAHAKSVIIGSSVTVPITKHKLNLGTWQGLYLCEFRNRGGVRKIVATILY; this is encoded by the coding sequence ATGGTATCTCAATTTGAATTTTTTTTGAAAGCCAGAGAAAGAGGTTTTCACTTAATTACAACGGAAATTCTCCAAAATATATCTCCTTTGCCAGAAAAAGGAATTCTTACACTTTTCATACAACATACATCTGCGGCTTTATCCATAAATGAAAATACAGATCCAGAGGTAAGAATAGACATGGAAAATATTTTTAACCGTTTGATTAAAGAAAATGAACCTTACTATATACATACTTATGAAGGAGACGATGATATGCCTGCCCATGCTAAAAGTGTAATTATAGGGTCAAGTGTAACAGTACCAATTACCAAACATAAATTAAATTTAGGAACCTGGCAGGGACTCTATTTATGTGAATTCAGAAATCGGGGAGGAGTACGAAAAATAGTAGCAACTATTTTATATTAA
- a CDS encoding MFS transporter → MFKLFQTLNRPALIKAIIVSALTIILVFVGSRDLQNFDAALIAYLFGAVFAVFGVTYRYSIWLQRPPTKMYWKRSWQFFFSKHFVAYTVRSVRLLFQNILFQKFIYPRGRTRWIGHFLLATGCMIAFCITFPLTFGWIHFTLESGSLTTYEAHMFGFKMLDFELGSLIAFVTFHALVWCSVLVIIGAIMMMKRRMTNGGLIATQTFEGDWLPLLLLIAISVTGIGISFDYTYLEGKTNQFMSVAHAVTVILFLVWMPFGKFFHIFQRPAQLGANIYKTEGIKNGMAECPHTHEKFATQMHIDDLKTITEELGFDFTLEDGTNHLDFSPEGKRSALAKAHLRAREESGSFFG, encoded by the coding sequence ATGTTTAAATTATTTCAAACCTTAAACAGGCCGGCTTTAATAAAAGCAATCATTGTATCTGCTCTTACCATTATTTTGGTATTTGTAGGTTCCAGAGATTTGCAGAATTTTGATGCCGCTTTAATCGCTTACCTGTTCGGGGCTGTATTTGCTGTTTTTGGAGTGACTTACAGATACTCTATCTGGTTACAAAGACCTCCAACCAAGATGTATTGGAAACGCTCATGGCAGTTTTTCTTTAGTAAACATTTTGTTGCATATACCGTACGATCAGTAAGATTACTATTTCAGAACATTCTATTCCAGAAATTTATATATCCTAGAGGAAGAACTCGCTGGATTGGGCATTTTCTTTTAGCTACCGGATGTATGATTGCATTTTGTATTACCTTTCCTCTTACGTTCGGGTGGATACATTTTACATTAGAATCAGGGTCTTTGACAACTTACGAAGCCCATATGTTCGGTTTCAAAATGCTGGATTTTGAATTAGGTTCACTGATAGCCTTTGTAACCTTTCATGCTTTGGTATGGTGCTCTGTACTGGTAATCATTGGAGCCATTATGATGATGAAACGAAGAATGACCAATGGAGGGCTGATTGCTACTCAAACGTTCGAAGGAGACTGGTTGCCGTTATTATTACTGATAGCTATATCAGTAACAGGGATAGGAATATCCTTTGATTATACATATCTTGAAGGGAAAACCAATCAATTCATGTCAGTAGCTCACGCAGTTACCGTTATATTATTTCTTGTATGGATGCCTTTCGGGAAATTTTTCCACATTTTCCAGAGACCAGCACAATTAGGAGCAAATATTTATAAAACTGAGGGGATAAAGAACGGTATGGCAGAGTGTCCTCATACACATGAAAAATTTGCAACTCAAATGCATATAGACGATCTGAAAACAATTACCGAAGAATTAGGATTTGATTTTACACTCGAAGACGGAACCAATCATTTGGACTTTAGTCCGGAAGGAAAAAGATCAGCTTTAGCAAAAGCGCATCTGAGAGCAAGAGAAGAATCCGGAAGTTTTTTTGGATAA
- a CDS encoding MFS transporter, giving the protein MATWLKEWKPEDNNFWESTGKKIAWRTLTITTISLTLSFIVWYLMSGIVTKLPGIGFNFTEKELFWLASLPGLAAGTLRIVHTFLIPIYGTRHTVTISTLIKLIPVVGIALAVMNPQTPFWVFAVLAFTMGFGGGDFSSFMPSTNLFFPARLKGTALGIQAGIGNFGVSVVQFLTPALLGVAIVGAPQILKTTDSVTHEIVTKEVYLQSPALIYVPILIIMTVVCWFGLKSIPLKSSFKEQLEIFKIKHTWFCTITYFMTFGTFSGLAAAFPLMIKSLYGDFPGAPDPLKYAFYGPLIGSASRVAFGFVADKVGGAVLTTITGIGFVVCIGVMIAMGSVAPTSMEQFPLFLAMMLTIFFFSGIGNAGTFRQYPIIFKDNPVHAAGVIGWTAAIAAYGPFIFSLIIGAVLHATKEAGMKNANSFFWGVLVFSILATFINWYYYQRKGAERPS; this is encoded by the coding sequence ATGGCTACATGGCTTAAAGAATGGAAACCTGAAGATAATAATTTTTGGGAATCAACCGGGAAAAAAATTGCCTGGAGAACACTAACAATAACCACTATTTCATTAACCCTATCTTTTATTGTTTGGTATTTAATGAGTGGAATAGTAACTAAACTTCCGGGAATAGGCTTTAATTTTACTGAAAAAGAGCTTTTCTGGCTGGCATCTTTGCCAGGTTTAGCAGCAGGTACCTTACGTATTGTACACACGTTTTTAATTCCTATTTATGGTACCCGCCATACAGTTACCATTTCAACTCTTATTAAATTAATTCCTGTTGTAGGTATAGCCTTGGCAGTTATGAATCCACAAACTCCATTTTGGGTGTTTGCTGTATTAGCATTTACGATGGGATTTGGAGGAGGAGATTTCTCTTCATTTATGCCATCAACCAACCTGTTTTTTCCAGCAAGACTTAAAGGTACCGCTTTAGGTATTCAGGCAGGGATTGGAAACTTTGGGGTTAGTGTGGTGCAGTTTCTGACGCCTGCTCTTTTAGGAGTAGCAATTGTTGGAGCTCCACAAATTTTAAAAACTACGGATTCTGTTACTCATGAAATTGTAACCAAAGAGGTTTATCTGCAGAGTCCAGCATTAATATATGTACCAATACTTATTATAATGACTGTTGTATGTTGGTTCGGATTAAAAAGTATTCCACTAAAATCTTCTTTCAAAGAACAATTGGAAATATTCAAAATAAAACATACTTGGTTTTGTACTATAACCTATTTTATGACTTTCGGTACATTTTCAGGACTTGCAGCAGCATTCCCTTTAATGATTAAATCACTGTACGGAGATTTTCCTGGAGCACCGGATCCACTTAAGTATGCATTCTATGGTCCATTAATTGGATCTGCCAGTCGTGTAGCTTTCGGTTTTGTTGCAGATAAAGTTGGAGGAGCAGTGTTAACTACCATTACAGGAATAGGTTTTGTCGTTTGTATAGGAGTTATGATAGCTATGGGATCAGTTGCTCCAACATCTATGGAACAATTTCCATTATTTTTGGCAATGATGTTAACCATATTCTTTTTCTCCGGAATAGGAAATGCAGGTACCTTCCGCCAATATCCTATAATATTTAAAGATAATCCCGTACATGCCGCAGGAGTTATCGGCTGGACTGCAGCCATAGCGGCTTACGGACCTTTCATATTTTCATTAATTATTGGTGCTGTTCTTCATGCAACCAAAGAAGCAGGTATGAAAAATGCAAACAGCTTTTTCTGGGGTGTTTTAGTATTTTCAATACTGGCTACATTTATAAATTGGTATTACTACCAAAGAAAAGGAGCTGAAAGACCTAGCTAA
- a CDS encoding RrF2 family transcriptional regulator → MFSKTSEYAIKIMIYLSAYSDKNNLRQVKEISDSLESPEAFTAKILQQLAKVGLLYSMKGKNGGFTVGREVNKIKIYDIVIAIDGEKSVSACILGLNECSTENPCPLHHKYYKIKALIKENILEANLDDLKNKLKYLKLR, encoded by the coding sequence ATGTTCTCAAAAACCAGTGAATATGCAATAAAAATTATGATTTATCTCAGTGCTTATAGTGATAAAAATAATTTGCGGCAGGTAAAAGAGATTAGTGATTCTTTAGAATCACCGGAGGCCTTCACAGCTAAAATTTTACAACAATTGGCGAAGGTAGGTTTACTATATTCTATGAAAGGGAAAAATGGTGGATTTACAGTGGGAAGAGAAGTTAATAAAATTAAAATATACGATATCGTGATTGCAATAGATGGGGAAAAATCAGTATCGGCTTGTATTTTAGGTTTGAATGAATGTTCAACCGAAAACCCATGTCCTTTGCATCATAAATATTACAAAATCAAAGCCCTTATAAAAGAGAATATATTGGAAGCTAATCTTGATGATTTAAAAAATAAGTTAAAATATTTAAAATTACGTTAG